The Euphorbia lathyris chromosome 2, ddEupLath1.1, whole genome shotgun sequence genome includes a window with the following:
- the LOC136218732 gene encoding enhancer of mRNA-decapping protein 4-like, with the protein MASPNPQTPQFDMHKFFMPTTSTPPPTANNQNLPHNLMVPPLTSMPSSSYPPTGTNSNFPYQFPPQQFHHAPSYPPPMDNHTHNVPPSPLSNMPPQRSVSFPTPPLQPQPQLQQQQNPSPRNNTNERSGAEIMALLRSSPPPNQDPPPPQQTQHSMEFPAGPLGSIGTNVPAVGPIRMPSSKIPKGRRILGDHALYDVDVRLQGEVQPQLEVTPITKYTSDPQLCLGRQIAVNKSYICYGLKQGNIRILNINTALRSLFRTQSQRVTDMAFFAEDVHLLASAGVDGRFNVWKISEGPDDEDKPQITGKTVISIQIVGEEEIKNPRVCWHCYKQEILVVGVGKRILRIDTNKVGKGGLYTSEAPLQCPLDKLTDGIQLVGKHDGEVTDLSMCQWMTTRLVSASMDGTIKIWEDLKALPLVVLRPHDGLSVYSATFLTASNRPDHIILVTAGPQNREVKVWVSSKEEGWLLPSDADSLNCIQTLELKSSAEPRVEEAFFNQVVALSQVGLLLLANAKRNAIYAIHIDYGPNPAASRMDYISEFTVTMPILSLTGTSDVLHGQSVAQIYCVQTQAIQQYTLDLCQCFPPLLENVGFEKSDTDAAFGLPNIEGVAALDSHGSNFSDIPVSAASIDMSTAQDISSSNINSKPLGLTPSNSDVDISCGPTSPLSRSRKTFAEVTAGGRLEPGPVPGDQVSHQPVIDYSVDQQMDSMRANLTDVPSLDSDSKSDEKKGAEDDSSSILNPPVMFKHPTHLITPSEILMGVPSPNNEGKIEVESDIQDVVVNGDVNNAEVEVKVVGETKSTQNDEFGLRLEPKTLISENKEKFFCSQASDLGIEMARECRAISAETYNMEEPQGDGAGAAEFLAQTSNAGEEEAHDSAKDQKVSESSMTTIVQQSINPTSKGKKQKGKISQVLGPSSPSPSAFDSTDSSNEPAGPAGHMSLESPIPQIVAMQEMLNQLVSSQREMQKQMSNMVAVPVSKECRRLEAALGRSIEKAVKANTDALWARFQEESTKNEKLLRDRTQQITSLISNFVSKDLTGILEKAVKKELASVGQAVARTMSPVIEKTISSTIIETFQRGVGDKAVNQLEKSVNSKLEATVARQIQAQFQTSGKQALQEALKTGLEASVVPAFEMSCKAMFEQVDATFRKGMVEHTTAAQQHFESTHSSLALALRETINSASSLTQSLSGELAESQRKMLALVAAGANSSAANPLVTQLSNGPLAGLHEKVETHLDPTKELSRLVSERKYDEAFTIALQRSDVSIVSWLCSQVDMRGILGMNPLPLSQGVLLSLLQQLACDVSKDTARKLAWMTDVAAAINPADQMISMHVRPIFEQVYQILHHQRSLPTITGADTGTIRVLMHVINSMLVTCK; encoded by the exons atGGCATCTCCAAATCCACAAACCCCTCAGTTTGACATGCACAAATTCTTCATGCCCACGACTTCAACACCACCACCAACAGCAAACAATCAAAATCTACCCCATAACCTTATGGTTCCTCCTCTTACTTCtatgccttcttcttcttatccTCCTACTGGTACCAATTCGAACTTCCCCTATCAATTTCCGCCTCAACAATTTCACCATGCCCCTTCTTATCCTCCTCCTATGGATAACCATACCCATAACGTCCCTCCTTCTCCTCTTTCTAATATGCCGCCGCAGCGTTCTGTTTCTTTTCCTACCCCGCCTCTTCAACCCCAACCGCAACTCCAGCAGCAACAAAACCCTTCTCCTCGGAATAACACTAACGAGCGCAGTGGGGCTGAAATTATGGCCCTTCTTCGCTCTTCTCCTCCCCCTAATCAAGACCCGCCACCTCCTCAACAGACTCAACATTCCATGGAGTTCCCTGCTGGACCGCTAGGATCCATTGGCACCAATGTTCCTGCTGTAGGACCTATTAGGATGCCCAGCAGCAAGATACCCAAGGGCAGGAGGATATTGGGTGATCATGCTCTCTATGATGTGGATGTAAGGTTGCAAGGGGAGGTGCAGCCTCAGCTCGAGGTTACTCCCATAACCAAGTACACGTCGGATCCTCAGCTTTGCTTGGGACGGCAAATTGCTGTCAACAAGTCTTACATTTGTTACGGGTTGAAGCAGGGCAATATTAGGATTCTTAACATCAATACTGCTTTGAGGTCTTTGTTTCGCACCCAATCTCAG AGGGTCACTGACATGGCTTTCTTTGCTGAGGATGTTCATCTTTTGGCCAG TGCTGGGGTAGATGGAAGATTTAATGTCTGGAAAATTTCTGAAGGTCCAGATGATGAAGATAAGCCACAAATTACAGGAAAGACTGTTATTTCCATTCAAATAGTCGGGGAGGAGGAAATTAAAAATCCACGAGTTTGTTGGCACTGTTACAAACAA GAGATTTTGGTTGTTGGGGTTGGTAAGCGGATTCTCAGAATTGATACCAACAAGGTTGGGAAGGGTGGCCTCTATACATCTGAGGCACCTCTTCAGTGTCCTCTTGACAAATTGACTGATGGTATCCAATTGGTTGGCAAGCATGATGGCGAAGTGACTGATTTATCGATGTGCCAATGGATGACTACCCGTTTGGTTTCTGCTTCGATGGATGGCACT ATTAAGATTTGGGAGGATCTCAAGGCACTGCCTCTTGTGGTTTTGAGACCGCATGATGGCCTATCTGTTTACTCGGCTACATTCCTCACTGCTTCCAACCGGCCAGATCATATCATACTTGTGACTGCG GGGCCCCAGAATAGGGAAGTGAAGGTTTGGGTTTCCTCCAAAGAAGAGGGCTGGCTCCTACCTAGCGATGCTGATTCATTGAATTGCATACAGACTTTAGAGCTGAAGAGCTCAGCTGAACCTCGAGTCGAGGAGGCGTTCTTCAACCAAGTTGTAGCTCTATCCCAAGTGGGTCTCCTCTTACTTGCAAATGCTAAGAGAAATGCTATATATGCTATACATATAGATTATGGTCCTAATCCAGCAGCATCTCGCATGGATTACATATCGGAGTTTACAGTCACTATGCCTATCTTGAGTTTAACAGGAACTAGTGATGTTCTTCATGGCCAGTCTGTTGCTCAGATTTATTGTGTCCAGACACAGGCTATTCAGCAATATACATTGGACTTATGCCAGTGCTTCCCACCATTGTTGGAGAATGTGGGTTTTGAGAAGTCAGATACTGATGCTGCATTTGGTCTACCTAACATTGAAGGAGTTGCTGCTTTGGACTCACATGGAAGTAACTTCTCTGACATTCCTGTTAGTGCTGCTTCAATTGATATGTCCACTGCCCAAGATATTTCTTCTTCAAATATTAATTCCAAGCCTCTGGGTTTGACCCCTTCAAATAGTGATGTTGACATTTCTTGTGGTCCGACATCTCCTCTTTCCCGTAGTCGGAAGACTTTTGCTGAGGTTACAGCCGGAGGAAGGCTTGAGCCTGGCCCTGTGCCTGGTGACCAAGTTTCACATCAACCAGTCATTGATTATTCAGTTGACCAGCAAATGGATTCAATGCGTGCTAATTTAACTGATGTTCCATCCTTGGATAGTGATTCAAAAAGTGATGAAAAGAAAGGTGCAGAAGATGATAGTTCTAGCATACTTAATCCACCTGTCATGTTTAAACACCCAACTCATCTGATAACTCCATCGGAGATTTTAATGGGTGTTCCATCTCCTAATAATGAGGGCAAGATAGAGGTTGAATCAGACATTCAGGATGTAGTTGTCAATGGTGATGTCAATAATGCAGAAGTTGAGGTTAAAGTAGTTGGCGAAACAAAATCTACTCAAAATGATGAATTTGGTCTACGGTTAGAACCTAAAACACTCATTTCAGAGAATAAGGAGAAGTTCTTTTGCTCCCAGGCTTCAGATCTGGGTATTGAAATGGCCAGGGAATGTCGTGCCATTTCAGCAGAAACTTACAATATGGAGGAACCCCAAGGAGATGGGGCTGGTGCAGCAGAGTTTCTTGCCCAAACTTCTAATGCAGGCGAGGAAGAAGCCCATGATTCTGCAAAAGATCAAAAAGTTTCAGAGTCAAGTATGACCACTATAGTTCAGCAATCAATCAATCCAACTTCGAAGGGGAAAAAGCAGAAAGGGAAAATTTCTCAAGTGCTAggtccatcttctccatctccaaGTGCTTTTGATTCAACAGATTCTTCAAATGAACCAGCAGGGCCTGCTGGTCATATGTCATTGGAATCTCCCATACCTCAAATTGTTGCTATGCAGGAGATGCTTAATCAG TTAGTGTCCAGCCAAAGAGAGATGCAGAAGCAGATGTCAAATATGGTTGCTGTGCCTGTTTCAAAAGAATGTAGAAGACTGGAGGCAGCTTTAGGGCGGAGCATTGAGAAAGCTGTTAAGGCAAATACTGATGCACTGTGGGCTCGTTTTCAAGAAGAGAGCACAAAGAATGAGAAGTTATTGCGAGATCGAACACAGCAAATCACAAGTTTGATTTCTAATTTTGTTAGCAAGGACCTGACAGGCATATTAGAGAAAGCAGTGAAGAAAGAATTAGCTTCAGTTGGACAAGCTGTAGCTCGAACGATGTCTCCTGTCATTGAGAAGACAATATCTTCAACTATTATTGAGACATTCCAG AGAGGGGTAGGTGATAAGGCGGTGAATCAACTCGAGAAATCAGTTAATTCAAAACTTGAAGCCACTGTTGCTAGGCAAATTCAAGCACAGTTTCAAACTTCTGGAAAGCAAGCTCTACAG GAGGCTTTGAAGACAGGTTTGGAAGCTTCAGTTGTCCCTGCCTTTGAGATGTCATGCAAAGCTATGTTTGAGCAAGTAGATGCCACCTTTCGAAAAGGGATGGTTGAACATACAACTGCAGCTCAACAACACTTTGAATCTACACATTCTTCGTTGGCCCTTGCTTTAAGG GAAACCATCAACTCAGCTTCATCATTAACTCAGTCCTTGAGTGGGGAATTGGCTGAAAGTCAAAGGAAGATGTTAGCTCTTGTGGCTGCTGGTGCAAACTCAAGTGCAGCTAATCCCTTGGTCACACAATTGAGCAATGGACCTTTAGCTGGCCTCCATGAAAAG GTTGAGACACATTTGGATCCCACAAAAGAGCTATCAAGATTGGTATCCGAACGCAAATACGATGAGGCTTTTACCATTGCCCTCCAAAGAAGTGACGTGTCGATTGTGTCCTGGTTATGTTCTCAG GTTGATATGCGGGGAATTTTAGGAATGAATCCTCTGCCATTAAGCCAGGGAGTATTGCTGTCTCTTCTCCAGCAGCTGGCTTGTGATGTAAGCAAAGATACGGCTCGAAAATTGGCATGGATGACAGACGTTGCAGCTGCCATAAATCCAGCTGATCAAATGATCTCGATGCATGTGCGACCCATCTTTGAGCAAGTATATCAGATCCTCCATCATCAACGGAGTTTGCCTACAATCACCGGTGCTGATACTGGAACCATTCGGGTTCTTATGCATGTCATCAACTCGATGCTGGTGACCTGTAAATGA